TGCTGCATTGCGATCTCGTCTATATCAGCCGCGATGCGCGCTTGCGCATGCCTTTCGTCAACCTGGGGCTGTGCCCGGAGTTTGGCTCCAGCCTGATCCTGCCTCGGCTGCTGGGGCATGCGAAAGCGGCTGAACTGTTGCTGTTGGGCGAAGGCTTTACCGGTGAGCAGGCGGCGGCGTGGGGGATTGCGACTGAGGCGCTGGGCAGTGGCGAAGCGGCTTTGGCCAAGGCTCGGGAGGTTGCGCAGCGTTTTGAAAGCCTGGCGCCGGATGCGGTGCAGGTCAGCAAGCAGCTAATGAAAAGTGTCGATCGTGAACAGTTGCGGCAGGTGATTGAGGAAGAGGGGGCTTTGTTTGTGCAGCGTTTGAAGTCACCGGAGGCGATTGCGGCGTTGTCGGGGTTTATCACCCGGCGCTGAAGCTGTGTTGAATGGGCGGGCCCCTTCGCGAGCAAGCCCGCTCCCACACTTGAATGTATTCGCAGATCAAA
The window above is part of the Pseudomonas sp. KBS0710 genome. Proteins encoded here:
- a CDS encoding enoyl-CoA hydratase-related protein — encoded protein: MTDAILLQREGGLLTLQLNRPDKKNALTRAMYTQLAEALEQADADSAIRAVLIQGSNECFTAGNDIADFLEQPPSDLDSPPFHFMKSLLNCRKPVIAAVAGAAVGIGTTLLLHCDLVYISRDARLRMPFVNLGLCPEFGSSLILPRLLGHAKAAELLLLGEGFTGEQAAAWGIATEALGSGEAALAKAREVAQRFESLAPDAVQVSKQLMKSVDREQLRQVIEEEGALFVQRLKSPEAIAALSGFITRR